The Dioscorea cayenensis subsp. rotundata cultivar TDr96_F1 chromosome 7, TDr96_F1_v2_PseudoChromosome.rev07_lg8_w22 25.fasta, whole genome shotgun sequence genome includes a region encoding these proteins:
- the LOC120265301 gene encoding uncharacterized protein LOC120265301, translating into MSIFRLPRWVVKGIDRIRRDFLWSGPDIDHPGCRLVCWKNLCRPRDHGGWGILDLDCFNKALLGKWWWKFMMDSSWRGAMVIQFNYGLSRSNLWPYQTGRISFFWKGVLSCLPALRSCFSHKILTSKDTLFWHDGWINGVAPRNLWPIEYGASIHPTGTVHELRHLLVVPPFSDNEVVRLTCTDVQTSDNHLKDIKSWRLNGNGTFTVKSFYNLLIDGGLRCSISRFFWRNWCPKKISLFNWLAWQNKILTLENLARRRCNRLPTDTCVMCNAATETVDHLFIHYSFANKVWDYFISILRLPQLPLSLRDLWGRWRNNLHSERRGFGDLVAKAIIWNIWIARNDCIFNANVMHSLCLIMKIDRMLVSWCFSLADGPKVKLEEDCNTVRRSLEFLAPRVKSFEEIRSSVETLDPGSG; encoded by the coding sequence ATGTCCATTTTCCGTTTACCGCGTTGGGTAGTTAAAGGGATTGATCGTATCAGAAGAGACTTTCTTTGGTCGGGGCCTGATATTGATCATCCGGGTTGTCGACTGGTTTGCTGGAAGAATCTATGTCGACCGCGGGATCATGGGGGTTGGGGGATCCTGGACCTGGATTGCTTCAATAAGGCCCTActtgggaagtggtggtggaagttcaTGATGGACTCTTCTTGGAGAGGAGCAATGGtgattcaatttaattatggtCTATCTCGTTCGAATCTTTGGCCATACCAGACGGGtagaatttctttcttttggaaagggGTCTTGAGCTGTTTACCGGCTCTTAGAAGCTGTTTCTCTCACAAAATCCTTACCAGCAAGGATACACTTTTTTGGCATGACGGATGGATTAACGGTGTCGCCCCTAGAAATCTTTGGCCTATTGAGTACGGCGCGAGCATCCACCCTACTGGCACCGTTCACGAGCTTAGACACTTGTTGGTGGTGCCGCCTTTTTCCGACAATGAGGTCGTCAGACTTACTTGTACAGACGTACAGACGTCGGATAATCATTTAAAGgacattaagagttggagaCTTAATGGAAATGGGACATTCACGGTGAAGTCCTTCTATAATCTCTTAATTGATGGGGGGCTCAGATGCTCGATTTCGCGTTTCTTCTGGCGTAACTGGTGTCCTAAGAAAATTAGTCTGTTCAATTGGCTTGCGTGGCAAAACAAAATTCTCACGTTGGAAAACTTAGCTCGTAGGAGATGTAATAGACTACCAACTGATACGTGCGTCATGTGTAATGCAGCGACAGAAACGGTCGACCACTTGTTTATCCACTACTCCTTTGCTAACAAGGTCTGGGACTACTTTATCAGCATCCTTCGGCTACCACAGTTACCGTTGTCTCTTCGGGATCTTTGGGGTCGGTGGAGAAATAATTTGCACTCTGAGAGAAGGGGTTTTGGGGACTTAGTGGCGAAAGCAatcatttggaatatttggataGCTAGGAACGATTGCATTTTCAATGCTAATGTCATGCATTCTCTTTGTCTCATTATGAAAATTGATCGTATGCTTGTATCTTGGTGTTTTTCTCTCGCAGACGGACCAAAAGTGAAGCTGGAAGAGGACTGCAACACTGTCAGACGCAGTTTAGAGTTCCTTGCTCCTCGTGTGAAGTCTTTCGAGGAGATTCGATCTTCAGTGGAGACGCTCGACCCTGGCTCTGGCTag
- the LOC120265303 gene encoding cytochrome P450 81Q32-like — MNTIIFTTIVLIILIILIKLLIFSKTQNKNKIKKPPSPTSLPILGHLHLLINNKQPLYKTLTQLSINHGPIMLLRFGFRPVLIVSSFSAATECFTNLDVIFANRPKLPAEGRLTYNHTTLGTSSYGPHWRNIRRIVTVHLFSSAKLNLSSTIRAAETHALVRRLFKGGSEFKRVDMRTVLHEMVLNVMMMLVAGKRYYVDEGVLNADVDEVKWFEEMVEETFKFSGISNARDFLPEFFRVVDVHGVEKKLARLEKMWDEYLQRLIDELRGKLGQENHDDNESIIRINLIGTLLAMQEDEDPDYYTDNLIKAQVLSLLSAGSHTASGTLEWGLSLLLNHPQVLRKARDEIDELVGHDRLIKEFDIPNLPYLHCIVLEVLRLYPTTPLLLPHESSQDCNVSGFDIPRGTVLVVNAYAMHRDPEIWEDALMFKPERFLGGEEEGKKMMPFGMGRRRCPAEAFSFRVVELVLGALVQCFEWERVEDVEVDMEGGPGLDMRKAIPLELMCKTSSRFNWCYF, encoded by the exons ATGAATACAATAATCTTCACAACCATAGtactcatcatcctcatcatcctcattaaacttctcatcttctccaaaactcaaaacaagaacaagattaAGAAACCACCAAGTCCCACTTCACTCCCAATCCTTGGTCACCTCCATCTCCtcataaacaacaaacaaccaCTCTACAAAACTCTCACTCAACTCTCCATCAACCATGGCCCTATCATGCTCCTCCGTTTTGGCTTTCGGCCTGTTCTCATCGTCTCGTCGTTCTCTGCTGCAACTGAGTGCTTCACCAACCTCGACGTCATCTTTGCGAACCGTCCCAAACTCCCCGCTGAAGGTCGTCTCACATACAATCACACCACTCTCGGCACCTCCTCTTATGGTCCTCACTGGCGTAACATCCGCCGCATCGTCACCGTCCATCTCTTCTCTTCGGCAAAGCTGAACTTATCATCCACCATCCGTGCTGCCGAGACACATGCACTTGTCCGGCGCTTGTTCAAAGGTGGCAGTGAGTTTAAGAGAGTGGATATGAGGACGGTTTTGCATGAGATGGTGTTGaatgtgatgatgatgttggTGGCCGGAAAGAGGTATTATGTGGATGAAGGAGTACTGAATGCGGATGTGGATGAAGTCAAGTGGTTTGAAGAGATGGTGGAGGAGACGTTCAAGTTTAGTGGGATATCAAATGCCAGGGATTTCTTGCCGGAGTTTTTCAGGGTTGTGGACGTGCATGGAGTGGAGAAGAAGTTGGCGAGGTTGGAGAAGATGTGGGATGAGTACTTGCAGAGGTTGATAGATGAGTTGAGAGGCAAGCTTGGCCAAGAGAATCATGATGATAATGAGTCCATTATTAGAATAAATCTTATTGGTACTTTGCTAGCAATGCAAGAAGATGAAGACCCAGATTATTATACTGATAATCTCATCAAAGCACAAGTCctg AGTCTTTTATCTGCCGGATCACATACAGCATCGGGGACGCTAGAATGGGGGTTGTCACTGCTATTAAACCATCCTCAAGTTTTGAGAAAGGCTCGAGATGAGATTGATGAACTTGTAGGACATGACAGACTAATCAAAGAGTTTGATATCCCTAACCTTCCTTACCTTCATTGCATTGTGCTTGAAGTTCTTCGGCTTTATCCTACAACACCATTACTCCTGCCTCATGAATCCTCTCAAGACTGCAATGTCTCCGGCTTCGACATTCCCCGTGGCACGGTACTAGTGGTGAATGCTTATGCTATGCATAGAGACCCGGAGATATGGGAAGATGCATTGATGTTTAAGCCTGAGAGATTTTTAGGAGGCGAagaggaagggaagaagatgatgcCTTTTGGGATGGGGAGAAGGAGGTGTCCGGCTGAAGCATTTAGTTTTAGGGTTGTTGAGTTGGTGCTTGGGGCTCTAGTGCAGTGTTTTGAGTGGGAGAGAGTTGAGGATGTGGAGGTGGACATGGAGGGAGGACCTGGTTTGGATATGCGTAAGGCTATACCACTTGAGCTTATGTGCAAAACCTCGTCAAGATTTAATTGGTGTTATTTCTAG